In Archangium violaceum, the following are encoded in one genomic region:
- a CDS encoding anthranilate synthase component II, whose product MILVIDNYDSFTFNLVQLLYTLGAEVKVARNDEIDAAGVAASGASHLVVSPGPCTPAEAGVSMEAIRGAKVPVLGVCLGHQSIGAVFGGKVVRAPEPVHGKTAAIRHENRGLFEGMSQGFQAARYHSLVVEAASLPAELEATAWTPDGLIMGLRHRERPVVGLQFHPESVLTPEGPKLVRNFLDGRL is encoded by the coding sequence GTGATCCTCGTCATCGACAACTACGACTCGTTCACCTTCAACCTCGTGCAGCTCCTCTACACGCTGGGAGCCGAGGTGAAGGTGGCTCGCAACGATGAGATCGACGCCGCGGGCGTGGCGGCCTCGGGGGCGTCGCACCTGGTGGTGTCGCCGGGGCCGTGCACGCCGGCGGAGGCCGGGGTGAGCATGGAGGCCATCCGCGGCGCGAAGGTGCCGGTGCTGGGCGTGTGCCTGGGCCACCAGTCCATCGGGGCCGTCTTCGGCGGCAAGGTGGTGCGGGCGCCGGAGCCGGTGCACGGCAAGACGGCGGCCATCCGCCACGAGAACCGCGGCCTCTTCGAGGGCATGTCCCAGGGCTTCCAGGCGGCGCGCTACCACTCGCTGGTGGTGGAGGCGGCGAGCCTGCCGGCGGAGCTGGAGGCCACGGCGTGGACGCCGGACGGGCTCATCATGGGCCTGCGGCACCGCGAGCGGCCCGTGGTGGGCCTGCAGTTCCACCCCGAGAGCGTCCTCACCCCCGAGGGCCCGAAGCTGGTTCGCAACTTCCTCGACGGGCGCCTGTAG
- a CDS encoding imelysin family protein, with the protein MSPLFRRVIPAAVLLSLALASCGDSQNTALRSAFLKELGSDVILPTYRDFDTRAEALAGALATLEATPTEATLTAAQSAWRAVRIPWSTQESFHVGPSEELHTGAAVDQVPSTTGIDSLLAGSTPLDENTVAELGANRKGMLAMEYVLFDAEGGNAAVLSRLTAEGNAGTRRRAYLKALGAVLSKDARAVRTEWEPEQGNFIAQLSSAGSSGSKYATQKDAVDEVVNRLIASVETAELKLSKPLGFDTGGTIRPDQEETRRSDNTLKDLMDTLQGMERVWLGPNGDGGLSRVVSASNKDLDETVRGDLAAVRTALEAIPPPLRTALYNHRESVESARAAIANLRATLTSEVVANLGVTLKFNDNDGD; encoded by the coding sequence GTGAGCCCCCTCTTCCGCCGTGTCATCCCCGCCGCCGTCCTGCTGTCGCTCGCGCTGGCGAGCTGCGGTGATTCCCAGAACACCGCCCTGCGCTCCGCCTTCCTGAAGGAGCTGGGCAGCGACGTCATCCTCCCCACGTACCGGGACTTCGACACGCGCGCCGAGGCGCTGGCCGGAGCGCTGGCGACGTTGGAGGCCACGCCCACGGAGGCGACGCTCACCGCGGCCCAGTCCGCGTGGCGGGCCGTTCGCATCCCGTGGTCGACGCAGGAGTCCTTCCACGTCGGACCCTCGGAGGAGCTGCACACGGGAGCTGCCGTGGATCAGGTGCCCAGCACGACGGGCATCGACAGCCTGCTGGCGGGGAGCACGCCGCTCGACGAGAACACGGTCGCGGAGCTGGGGGCGAACCGCAAGGGCATGCTGGCGATGGAGTACGTGCTGTTCGACGCGGAGGGAGGCAACGCGGCGGTGCTCTCGCGGCTCACGGCGGAGGGGAACGCGGGCACGAGGCGCCGGGCGTACCTGAAGGCGCTCGGGGCGGTGCTGAGCAAGGACGCCAGGGCGGTGCGCACGGAGTGGGAGCCGGAGCAGGGCAACTTCATCGCGCAGCTCTCCAGCGCGGGGAGCAGCGGGAGCAAGTACGCCACGCAGAAGGACGCGGTGGACGAGGTGGTCAACCGGCTGATCGCCAGCGTGGAGACGGCGGAGCTGAAGCTGTCGAAGCCGCTCGGGTTCGACACGGGAGGCACCATCCGTCCGGACCAGGAGGAGACGCGGCGCAGCGACAACACGCTGAAGGACCTGATGGACACGCTCCAAGGAATGGAGCGCGTCTGGCTCGGACCGAACGGGGACGGAGGCCTGTCGCGGGTGGTGTCAGCCAGCAACAAGGACCTGGATGAGACGGTGCGAGGGGACCTGGCGGCGGTGCGCACGGCACTGGAAGCCATTCCGCCGCCACTGCGCACGGCGCTCTACAACCACCGCGAGTCGGTGGAGAGCGCCCGAGCGGCCATCGCCAACCTGAGAGCCACGCTCACCTCGGAAGTAGTGGCGAACCTGGGCGTGACGCTCAAGTTCAACGACAACGATGGTGACTGA
- a CDS encoding HTTM domain-containing protein: MAYRVTFGLLMVIAVARFFAYGWIHDHYLAPRVLFPFTGFEWIRPWPGVGMYIHFGLMGLGALGIALGVAYRVSALTFLLTFTYAHLIDKTYYLNHYYFISLVGLVLVLLPLHTPGAARAWWLWLLRAQVGLVYFFGGVAKLKSDWLIHAQPMKSWLAASTDLPVLGRLFEQPWAPHAFSIAGAVFDLCVVPALLWRRTRWLAYAAVVGFHVITRLLFPIGMFPWLMIAGALLFFPPDWPRRLASRVLRRPVRPPEPQVAQAPPSRSAWVGPALAVAFIGMQCLLPFRHLLYPGEVMWTEEGFRFSWNVMLMEKDGLAEFRVTEPGTGKRWVVSPREHLTPFQVRMMATQPDMLLTFAHYLARHFAERGHPGVEVRVDAFASLNGRPRQRLVDPTVNLTTVGPWDDLHGWVLPFREVAPP; encoded by the coding sequence GTGGCATACCGGGTCACCTTCGGACTGTTGATGGTGATCGCGGTGGCGCGCTTCTTCGCGTACGGGTGGATCCACGACCACTACCTGGCGCCGCGAGTGCTCTTCCCCTTCACGGGTTTCGAGTGGATCCGCCCGTGGCCGGGGGTGGGCATGTACATCCACTTCGGGCTGATGGGGCTGGGAGCGCTGGGCATCGCGCTCGGGGTGGCGTACCGGGTGAGCGCGCTCACGTTCCTGCTCACGTTCACGTACGCGCACCTGATCGACAAGACGTACTACCTGAACCACTACTATTTCATCTCGCTGGTCGGGCTGGTGCTGGTGCTGCTCCCGCTGCACACCCCCGGAGCGGCGCGAGCATGGTGGCTGTGGCTGCTGCGGGCGCAGGTGGGCCTCGTGTACTTCTTCGGAGGCGTGGCCAAGCTGAAGAGCGACTGGCTCATCCACGCGCAACCAATGAAGAGCTGGCTGGCGGCGAGCACGGATCTGCCGGTACTCGGCCGGCTCTTCGAGCAACCCTGGGCGCCGCATGCCTTCAGCATCGCGGGAGCGGTGTTCGACCTGTGCGTGGTGCCCGCGCTGCTGTGGCGGCGCACGAGGTGGCTGGCCTACGCGGCGGTGGTGGGGTTCCACGTCATCACCCGGCTGCTCTTCCCCATCGGCATGTTCCCGTGGTTGATGATCGCGGGCGCCCTGCTCTTCTTCCCGCCCGACTGGCCGAGGCGGCTCGCGAGCCGCGTCCTCCGCCGGCCGGTGCGCCCCCCCGAGCCCCAGGTCGCACAGGCACCGCCCTCGAGAAGCGCGTGGGTGGGGCCGGCGCTGGCCGTGGCCTTCATCGGGATGCAGTGCCTGCTGCCGTTCCGGCACCTGCTCTATCCGGGAGAGGTGATGTGGACGGAGGAGGGCTTCCGCTTCTCGTGGAACGTGATGCTGATGGAGAAGGACGGCCTGGCCGAGTTCCGCGTGACGGAGCCCGGCACCGGGAAGCGCTGGGTGGTGTCGCCGAGGGAGCACCTCACGCCCTTCCAGGTGAGGATGATGGCCACGCAGCCGGACATGCTGCTGACGTTCGCGCACTACCTGGCGCGCCACTTCGCCGAGCGGGGACACCCCGGGGTGGAGGTGCGGGTGGATGCCTTCGCGAGCCTCAATGGCCGGCCGCGCCAGAGGCTCGTGGATCCCACCGTGAACCTGACCACGGTGGGACCGTGGGACGATCTCCACGGCTGGGTGCTACCCTTCCGGGAAGTGGCGCCGCCTTGA
- a CDS encoding FBP domain-containing protein: MFRIETEKDLLQAFRPRDRKTLELPEGIKFPLFVRDYLAWTEPAGTRVFLMLPSPGDSRRPMGISFRRDSQGGGPGSCMCDWCHSYGAADEIGLLTTDVNSKRRVGINLCMDLRCKEKLESVADRSGRHPLELMQPLMERMVRFAREALGVETVPRD; the protein is encoded by the coding sequence ATGTTCCGGATCGAGACAGAGAAAGACCTCCTGCAAGCATTCCGCCCGAGAGACCGGAAGACGCTCGAGCTCCCCGAGGGCATCAAGTTCCCGCTCTTCGTCCGCGACTACCTGGCGTGGACCGAGCCCGCTGGGACGCGCGTCTTCCTGATGCTTCCCTCGCCGGGCGACAGCAGGCGGCCCATGGGTATCTCGTTCCGCCGGGACTCTCAGGGCGGTGGGCCGGGCTCCTGCATGTGCGACTGGTGCCACTCGTACGGAGCGGCGGACGAGATCGGACTGCTCACCACGGACGTGAACTCGAAGCGCCGGGTGGGCATCAACCTCTGCATGGACCTGCGCTGCAAGGAGAAGCTGGAGTCGGTGGCGGACCGGTCCGGCCGGCACCCGCTGGAGCTCATGCAGCCGCTGATGGAGCGCATGGTTCGCTTCGCGCGCGAGGCGCTCGGCGTCGAGACCGTTCCGCGCGACTGA
- a CDS encoding NAD(P)H-dependent flavin oxidoreductase, translated as MDTWRQLSTLLGIEHPLIQAPMAGGSTTPELVAAVSNAGGLGSVGAAYLKPEDIVRFGQRVRELTDRPYSINLFAPQPSPGEVDPSRMLAVLARHHQELGLPPPRPPTSPFPPFEEQVDAVLETGVRLFSFTMGIPPPAELERLKARKMVLMGTATNVREAKLLEAAGVDVIVVQGSEAGGHRGTFAEPFDAGMVGTMALVPQVVDAVRLPVVASGGIMDGRGIAAARMLGASGVQLGTAFLRCPESGASAAYKAALRAARDESTLITRALSGRPARGLPNVLTEELGNSEDILPFPLQHAATSPLRSAAAARNDPRFMTLWSGQAAPLSQELPAAELVRKLIADSARLLG; from the coding sequence ATGGACACGTGGCGTCAGCTCTCGACCCTGCTCGGAATCGAGCACCCTCTCATCCAGGCTCCGATGGCGGGAGGCAGCACGACGCCGGAGCTGGTCGCCGCCGTCTCGAACGCGGGCGGGCTGGGCTCGGTGGGAGCCGCCTACCTGAAGCCTGAGGACATCGTGCGGTTCGGCCAGCGGGTGAGGGAGCTCACCGACCGGCCCTACTCCATCAACCTCTTCGCGCCCCAGCCCTCTCCCGGCGAGGTCGACCCGAGCCGGATGCTGGCGGTGCTGGCCCGGCATCACCAGGAGCTCGGGCTTCCGCCGCCTCGGCCACCGACCTCGCCCTTCCCTCCCTTCGAGGAGCAGGTGGACGCCGTCCTGGAGACGGGGGTCCGGCTCTTCAGCTTCACGATGGGAATTCCGCCGCCCGCGGAGCTCGAGCGGCTGAAGGCGCGGAAGATGGTGCTCATGGGCACCGCCACGAACGTGCGTGAAGCGAAGCTGCTCGAGGCCGCGGGGGTGGACGTCATCGTCGTGCAGGGCAGCGAGGCGGGCGGACACCGGGGCACCTTCGCGGAGCCCTTCGACGCCGGGATGGTGGGCACCATGGCCCTGGTCCCCCAGGTGGTCGACGCCGTGCGCCTGCCGGTGGTGGCGAGCGGGGGCATCATGGACGGGCGGGGGATCGCCGCCGCGCGCATGCTCGGGGCCAGTGGCGTGCAGCTGGGGACGGCCTTCCTGCGCTGTCCGGAATCGGGTGCCTCCGCCGCCTACAAGGCCGCGCTCCGTGCGGCGCGGGACGAGTCGACCCTCATCACCCGGGCCCTCTCCGGCCGGCCGGCGCGCGGCCTCCCCAACGTCCTCACGGAGGAGCTCGGGAATTCGGAGGACATCCTCCCCTTCCCCCTCCAGCACGCGGCCACGAGCCCGCTGCGGAGCGCAGCGGCGGCCCGGAACGACCCCCGCTTCATGACGCTCTGGTCGGGCCAGGCCGCGCCGCTTTCCCAGGAGCTTCCCGCGGCGGAGCTGGTGCGGAAGCTGATCGCGGACTCCGCGCGGCTGCTCGGGTGA